GCGGCTGGAACCCATGGGCGTCACCGTCCACGCTATCGATGACAAGCCCAACCTGCCTTTCAGCAACGGGCAATTCGATTTGGTCATCAACCGACACGAGTCTTACGCCCCGGAAGAGATTCACCGCATCCTCAAGCCTGGCGGGCTCTTCATCACCCAACAGGTGGGCGGTCTGGACAATCTTGAACTGAATCAGACTCTGGAGGACCAACTTTCTTTCCCCTTTCTACATTGGGGACTGGCTGAAGCACTCACAGGGCTATACGAAGCAGGTTTCCAGGTCTCACGGGCGGAAAAAGCCGCCCTCCGCTCCTCTTTCCGGGATATCGGCGCTGTGGTTTATTACCTCAAGGCAATCCCCTGGCAAATTGAGGGGTTTGACCCCCAGACCAGCCATGATAAACTGGTCAGGCTGCATAACATCATCGAGCGGCAGGGCGAGTTCGTCGCAACCGCCCACCGCTTCCTGATCATGGCTCAAAAAGAAGGTGACTGATGAAAAGAATGGATTTTTCACTCTCTGAATTTTTCCAAACATTTTCTTTCCTGCTGTTTTTGGCGGGCAGCGTTGTGGCGTTGATCTTCAACGGCATCGAGCTATCACTATGGCTGATGGCCTTCGCCATGACAGCCTCCCTGCTGACCACAGTCCTGCCCCCGCTGGGCTTCAATTGGCTGAAGCTTGAAAAGAAAGGTTGCCGAGGCGGCCGGTGGGTAGCATTCGTCCTGCAGGTGATCTCCTGGGGGGCCTATGCCGCTGCCATGTTTTACCGTGTGATGCGGGACCCTCTGCACTTCAAATATCTGATCGGCTCTACCCTGTTCCTGTGGGCGCTTTGGCTGCTGATCTTCATTTACAGCCGTCATGCTTGCCAGCCCAAGACAGCCGGTGATACACTTAGTGACGATACTGTTCAGATAAAGATTGACAAGTAAGATTTAGGTTTAAACCGAGGCATTATGGAAAATGTATTTGAATCGCAACACCCATTAGTGAAACATAAACTGACCCTGCTGCGGTCGGTAACCACCGAACCCAAGAAATTCCGCGAACTGGTGCGGGAGCTGGGCGCATTATTGACATACGAGGCCACCGCCGACCTTGCAACCAGCAAAGTGGACGTGACCACCCCGATGGTCCAGGCCCAGGGTGACCACCTGAAAGAGCAGATTGGCCTGGTGCCGATCCTGCGGGCCGGGCTGGGCATGGTGGAAGGCGTCTGGGAATTGATGCCCTCCGCTGAGGTCTGGCATATTGGCCTGTACCGTGATGAGCGCACCCTGAAACCCGTGGCGTATTACAACAAACTACCCGTGGCCCCCACCGTGGCAGTCTGCCTGATCCTTGACCCGATGCTGGCCACCGGCGGCTCCGCTGTAGCCACAGTAGATATCCTCAAAAACTGGGGCGTAAACAAGATCAAGTTTGTGGGGCTGATCGGTGCCCCGGAAGGCATCCAGCGCCTGCACGAAGCTCATCCTGACGTGCCGATTCACCTGGCGGCGATTGATGACCACCTGAACGAGAATGGTTACATTGTCCCCGGCCTGGGCGATGCCGGGGACCGCCAGTTTGGCACCTAAGAGAATTGTCACGCTGAAAGCGTGAACTACAATTTGGGAAATGTAGGTCATGTTTGGTGAGATCAATGATCGAACCTGCATGACTAGAGGGTAGGAAAGCGTCACGCTGAAAGCGTGACCTATAAGATAATTAGCCTTCCCCTCAAGGAGCTCTGCGACGCAGTCCCTTTGGGAGAGGGGAAGGTGGCACGCAGTGCCGGATGAGGTGAGAGATAGCGAAATGCCACATCATCACCCAACCAATGACAAAAAAATAGACGCCTTACGGCGTCTATTTTATTTTTTAAGGTTATTGATTTTAGACTTCGGAAGCAGCCTTGACGATCGCCCAGAAGGAAGCAGCCTTGAGCGCAGCGCCACCGATCAAACCGCCATCAATATCGGACATCGAGAAGAGTTCCTTCGCGTTTCCGGGTTTGATGGAGCCGCCATATTGGATCCGCATGGATTCGGCGCGAGCCTCACCAAACAGTTCCTTGAGCAACGGACGAATAACGTCTTTATGCACGTTGTTGGCATCTTCAGGGGTTGCTGAACGGCCGGTGCCGATTGCCCAAACGGGTTCATAGGCAATCGTAATGCTTTCAGCCTGTTCCGCGGTAATGTCAGCCAGACCGCCCTTGAGCTGGCGGGAAACGACTGACTGGGTCTGACCTGATTCATTTTCCTCAAGAGTCTCACCCACGCAGACGATCACCTTCAAACCAACAGCCAGTGCAGCTTTGAGCCGTTTATTCACGGTTTCATCCGTCTCACCAAAGTACTGGCGGCGTTCTGAGTGGCCGACGATCACATAGTCACAAATTTCCGCCACCATGCCGGGAGCCACCTCACCGGTGTAAGCCCCTTTTTCTTCCCAATAGACATTCTGTGCGCCAACCTTCACCTTGCTGCCCTTGCAGAGTTCTGCAACAGCGGGGACGGCCAGGTAGGACGGGCAAACAGCCATATCCACATTAGGAATCTGTTCCAATTCAGGCAGCATTTCGGTCACCAAGGCTTTGGCGTCCGCAATGGTCATATTCATTTTCCAGTTTCCAGCAACAAACATTTTACGCATGTCCACTCACTTTCATTATAAAGATTTTCAATAATGGCCTAATTTAAACCAGTGTGATTCTACCAGCAAACTTCTCTGGGATGTATAAGATATTACTCAAACAAGTACTTAAAAACAGCCCGCAGAATAATACCACGGGCTGTTATTAGTTCATCAGAGATTGTGTTCCTATTTATCGTTCAAGGCTGCCAGGCCAGGGAGAACCTTGCCTTCCAGCATTTCCAGCGAGGCACCGCCACCCGTGGAGATATGGGTGATCTTGTCGGCCAGGCCGGATTTTTGGATAGCGGAAGCGGAATCGCCGCCACCTACAATGCTGATCGCGTCGCTCTTGGCCAGCGCATCAGCAACGGCAAAGGTACCCTTGGCAAACTTATCAAACTCAAAGACGCCCATCGGTCCATTCCAGACCACGGTGCCAGCTTTGCTGATAATCTCATCGAAAGCGGCAACCGTCTTGGGGCCGATATCAAGGATCCGCCAGCCAGCGGGCACATCGCCAAGGTCCATTGTCTTGGCATTGGCGTCTTCCGCAAAGGCATCGGCAATGACCACATCCACCGGCAGCACCAGCTTACCGCCCGCTTTGGCGAGCAGCATCTTGGCTGTTTCAAGGGCATCCTCTTCAACCAGTGAATCGGCCATGTCAAAGCCCTGTGCCTTGAAGAAGGTGTTGGCCATGCCGCCACCGATCAGGATCTTGTCGGCTTTATCCAGCAGGTTCTCGATCACGCCGATCTTGTCACTGACCTTGGCGCCGCCCAGGATCGCCACAAAGGGGCGTTTGGGGTCGGCAATCGTATTGCCAAGATATTGGATTTCCTTTTCCAAAAGGAAACCGGCGGCTGCGGGGAGATATTCCGTCACGCCCACGTTCGAAGCATGCGCCCGGTGGGAAGTACCAAAGGCATCATCCACATAAAGCTCCGCCAAAGAAGCCAGGGCTTTCGCCATCTCAGGGTCATTCTTCTTCTCACCAGCATGGAAGCGGGTGTTCTCCAAAACGAGAACCTTACCGGCTTTCAATGCAGCGGCAGCTTCATCAGCCTTGGGGCCGATGCAGTCTTCTGCATATTTGACCGGGGCTGAGATCAGACCACCGAGATATTCCGCAACGGGTTTGAGGCTGAATTCAGGCTTCGCCTCACCTTTGGGGCGCCCCAAATGCGAACAAAGGACCACGGCCGCGCCATTTTCCACCAGGTAGTTGATGGTGGGCAAAGCGGCTTTGATGCGGGTGTCATCAGCAACCTGGCCATCTTTCAAAGGGACATTGAAGTCCACGCGCACCAGGACTCTCTTACCCTTCACATCAAAATCAGTAACCATTTTCTTATTGAACATATGCTTTCAGTGCTCCTTTAAAAAATGCGTAATGTGACTTTGTCGGTACACATTACGCATTAATGGTTTGGCTAAAAAATTAAGGACTAGAGATACTTCGCCATCAATGCTGCGAGGTCGGAAGTCCGGCAGGAGTAACCCCATTCATTGTCGTACCAGGTCACGACTTTGACGAAGTTGCCATCCATAACGGTGGTCAAGTCAGCATCGATGATGGAGGAATGGGAATCGCCCTTGAGGTCCATGGAAACCAAAGCTTCGGTGGAATAACCCAAAATGCCGTTCATGGCGCCTTCAGAAGCAGCCTTGAAGAGAGAATTCAGTTCTTCAGCGGTGGTGGGTTTTTCAGTTTCAGCAACGAAGTCCACAATGGAAACGGTGGGGGTGGGAACGCGCAGCGCATAACCATCGAATTTGCCCTTGAGGTCAGGGATCACCAGGGCAACAGCCTTGGCAGCGCCGGTGGTGGTGGGGATAATGTTCAGGGCAGCAGCGCGGGAGCGGCGTTTGTCTTTATGAGCCAGGTCCAGGATCTTCTGATCATTGGTGTAGGAGTGGATCGTGGTCATCAAACCGCGTTTGATGGTGAAGTTGTCATGCACAATCTTGGCTGCGGGGGCCAAACAGTTGGTTGTACAAGAGGCATTGGAAACGATGTTGTGCTTCTCGGGGTCATAGAGTTCGTCATTGACGCCCAACACGACCGTGAAATCTTCATTCTTCGCTGGAGCAGAGATGATGACCTTCTTGGCGCCGCCGCCAACGATGTGTGCATCAGCGCCGGGTTTGGCATCGGTGCTCTTACCATCGCGGAATACACCGGTGGATTCGATGACGATATCCACACCCAGCTGCTTCCAGGGTAAGTTATTAGGGTTGCGTTCGGAAAGGACTTTGATTTCCTTGCCATCCACAACGATGTTGCCCTCTTTGACTTCCACGGTGCCATTATAAATGCCATAGTTGGAGTCATGTTTGAATAAATACGCATTAATGTCTGCGTCAAATAAGTCATTGACTGCCACAACTTCCAGCGCGTCGGGATGTCGTTCCTTAATCGCTTTCAAGACCTGACGGCCAATGCGGCCGAAACCATTAATACCAACTCTAATTGCCATTTCTACCTCCTAAATAAATTGTATTACCGAATTAAATTTTACCATTACTTATTCACCTGTCTAGATGATATGTTTCCCGATAATTTCTGTCATTATTCTATCAGCGGGCCGGTGCGTTCATAGAATAAATTCATCACCGTCTTAGCCAACAGAGTGGAATTATGGCGCCAGGGATAGTCTGGATCGATCAGGTCACCACAATAAACGGCTGTATGCTCAATCAGTTTCTGGTCCATCCTGACCCATTCCACATCATGACCCAGGTGACCCTTGAAGTGGTTATTGCAAATCACCAGATCAAACATCCCCTCGCCGACATGCTCTTCAACCGTCCTAACATGGTCATAGCAGCTGAATCCATCCGTCTCACCACGTTCAGTGGCAACGTTGCAGATGAAAAACTTCAAAGCCCGGCTGGCACGGACGGCTTCTGAGAGGTCCCGCACTAAAAGGTTGGGCAGCATACTGGAATAGAGGCTGCCTGGGCCAATCAGGATTAGGTCAGCGCTGAGAATGGCTGAAATCGCTGGGGGAAAAGCAGGAGTGTTGGCTGGGTCCAGCCAGACTTGCTTCACTTTGCCTTCCGTCTCACGGATATTAGTCTCACCGGAGACGTGGATGATTTTGCCATTCTTATCTTCCAGGTCGGCCAGCAAACGCACATCGGTCAACGTCGCAGGTAAAACCTGACCATAGACCGCCAAAACCCGGCCTGATTCCGCCACGGCTTCCTCAAAGCTGCCGGTTACTTCGGTCAGCGCAGTGATGAAGAGGTTGCCGAGAGAGTGTCCCTCCAACCCCTTCCCCGTCGTAAAGCGGTATTGGAAGACTTGAGATAACAAATCCTCGTTGTTGCTCATCGCAGCCAGACAGTTACGGATATCACCTGGCGGCAGGATTCCCATATCCCGCCGGATCTCACCAGAAGAGCCACCGTCATCCGCCACAGTCACGATGGCCGTAAGGTTATGGGTATATTCCTTGAGCCCGCGCAACAAAGCCGCCAGGCCATGCCCCCCGCCGATCACCACGACCCGGGGGCCGCGATCTCTGCGCCTGTAACTTTCCAGTGCCTCAATCAGGGGCTTGCCGGGCGGGACAAAGGGCCGCAGCAAGGAACGGTTGGAACCCCAAACACCAACCATCACCAGAATCACACCAATCCCACCGAAAATGATCACCCGGATGGGACGGTCAAGGAAGCGCAGTGATAAAGTTGAGAGAACGGGAAGCCACCAGGTTTCTGGTGCGTTACGATAGATATCCAATAAGAACAATGCAAGGCCAACGCTCAAGAGCGTTGTCCCTAAAAAAACGAGGATCAACCAGCGCTTATACCCCAGACCCGGTCGAAACCATTGCAATTCCCGGCGGATATTATCCCAAAGCCGGGAGAAAAAGCCCTTATTCGGTTCTTGCATATCGTATGAATCATAGCAGGATTCAGGGGTCACGTCAATAAAACCATTTTGAATTTAAGGGTTCACCGTACCTTTTTCCATACCATTTTTCAACCGATCTGGTGCGCTCAAACATAGAGCTCACCCTACACTTTGCTGAAATATTTTATGACCATTCGTATGGTGTGCAGCGCCTTTCTGCGCACCTTTGTTTAACCTGCTGGTGCGCTCGCACCCTACACCTTGTGGAATTGATTTATGACCATTCGTAGGGTGTGCAGTACCTTTCTGCGCACCAATGAAATACTTCACAATTTGGTGCGCTCCATTTTTGAGCGCACCCTACATCCTGGGCCTTTTCCCCATTCACCATAAATGCCACCAGTGTTATAATCTCCGAACCAAAGCGAGTTCGCCATTCTCTTGAATTCTCACCAGGCGAACAATGCACCCTAACATTGATATGGAGGTATCAACATATGAAACCGCTTAAGCTACCGGGGCCAAAAGCGCAAGCGATTATCGAACGCGACCGGCAATTTATTTCACCCTCTTACCCGCGGGGGTATCCCTTTGTGATGGATCATGGCGCAGGGACGGAAGTCTGGGATGTTGACGGAAACAGGTTCCTCGACTTCGCAGCAGGAATCGCGGTTGTTGCCACCGGACACAGCCATCCCCAGGTTGTTCAAGCCATCCAGAAACAAGCGGAAAATTTCATTCATATCTCATCAGATTTCTATCACGAATCCTGGGTGCGTTTGGCGGAAAAGCTGAACGAAATCGCGCCCTTTGAAGGTCCTGCCTGTTCCTTCATGACCAATTCAGGCACCGAAAGCGTTGAATCAGCCATCAAACTGGCCCGATATCACACCGGACGCTCACAGTTCATCGGCTTTCTCGGTGCTTTTCATGGGCGGACAATGGGAGCCGTTTCGTTTACCGCCAGCAAATCCCATTACAAAGGTGGCTTTTTCCCCTTGATGAATGGGGTTGTGCATGTGCCTTTCCCCGATCCCTATCGGCCTGTACTCGTGCAGCGCAAAGGCGAAGGTTATGGCGAAGCGGTGGTCCGTTATATTGAAGAAGAGATCCTGGCTCGGATCGTGCCGCCAAGAGATATCGCCGGCTTCTTGATCGAACCAATCCAGGGTGAAGGCGGTTACATCGTACCACCCCCGGATTTCTTCCCCGCGTTGCGAAAACTCTGCGATAAACACGGCATCCTGATGATTGCCGACGAAGTCCAATCCGGTATGGGCCGCACCGGTAAGTGGTGGGCCATTGAGAATTTCGATGTGGAACCGGATATCATCACCAGCGCCAAAGGGATCGCCTCCGGCGTTCCGTTGGGCGCAATGATCGCCAAGAAAGAGCTCATGGACTGGCCGAAGGGCTCCCACGGGAACACCTATGGCGGCAACCCATTGTCGTGCGTTGCCTCCCTGGCAACCATTGACCTGATCCAAAAGCAATATCTCAAGAACGCTAAGGACATCGGAGACTACGCCCAGGATGTTCTGGCCGAGATTATGGCCCGACATCCCAGCATCGGCATTGTGCGCGGCATCGGGCTGATGATCGGGGTGGAATTCGTCCTTGACCATGAAACCAAGGAACCTGCCGTCGCTTTGCGCGATGATGTTGTCGATTTCGCCTTTGAGCGAGGTCTGCTGACCCTGGGCTGCGGGCAAAGTGTGATCCGCATTGCGCCACCGCTGTCTGTCACGAAGAGTGAAGTGGATGATGCCATGGCAATCTTTGAAGAAGCGATCACCCTGGCCGAAAAGAAACACGGCC
This Chloroflexota bacterium DNA region includes the following protein-coding sequences:
- a CDS encoding class I SAM-dependent methyltransferase → MEMVHPEQFDRLVADALEAHFEGWDFCWLEGRLVQEDTPWDYPEIVRSHFVSTQSLLDLGTGGGELLADLGPLPSNTHATEAYPPNQIIARQRLEPMGVTVHAIDDKPNLPFSNGQFDLVINRHESYAPEEIHRILKPGGLFITQQVGGLDNLELNQTLEDQLSFPFLHWGLAEALTGLYEAGFQVSRAEKAALRSSFRDIGAVVYYLKAIPWQIEGFDPQTSHDKLVRLHNIIERQGEFVATAHRFLIMAQKEGD
- the upp gene encoding uracil phosphoribosyltransferase, whose amino-acid sequence is MENVFESQHPLVKHKLTLLRSVTTEPKKFRELVRELGALLTYEATADLATSKVDVTTPMVQAQGDHLKEQIGLVPILRAGLGMVEGVWELMPSAEVWHIGLYRDERTLKPVAYYNKLPVAPTVAVCLILDPMLATGGSAVATVDILKNWGVNKIKFVGLIGAPEGIQRLHEAHPDVPIHLAAIDDHLNENGYIVPGLGDAGDRQFGT
- a CDS encoding triose-phosphate isomerase, which produces MRKMFVAGNWKMNMTIADAKALVTEMLPELEQIPNVDMAVCPSYLAVPAVAELCKGSKVKVGAQNVYWEEKGAYTGEVAPGMVAEICDYVIVGHSERRQYFGETDETVNKRLKAALAVGLKVIVCVGETLEENESGQTQSVVSRQLKGGLADITAEQAESITIAYEPVWAIGTGRSATPEDANNVHKDVIRPLLKELFGEARAESMRIQYGGSIKPGNAKELFSMSDIDGGLIGGAALKAASFWAIVKAASEV
- a CDS encoding phosphoglycerate kinase, yielding MFNKKMVTDFDVKGKRVLVRVDFNVPLKDGQVADDTRIKAALPTINYLVENGAAVVLCSHLGRPKGEAKPEFSLKPVAEYLGGLISAPVKYAEDCIGPKADEAAAALKAGKVLVLENTRFHAGEKKNDPEMAKALASLAELYVDDAFGTSHRAHASNVGVTEYLPAAAGFLLEKEIQYLGNTIADPKRPFVAILGGAKVSDKIGVIENLLDKADKILIGGGMANTFFKAQGFDMADSLVEEDALETAKMLLAKAGGKLVLPVDVVIADAFAEDANAKTMDLGDVPAGWRILDIGPKTVAAFDEIISKAGTVVWNGPMGVFEFDKFAKGTFAVADALAKSDAISIVGGGDSASAIQKSGLADKITHISTGGGASLEMLEGKVLPGLAALNDK
- the gap gene encoding type I glyceraldehyde-3-phosphate dehydrogenase; translation: MAIRVGINGFGRIGRQVLKAIKERHPDALEVVAVNDLFDADINAYLFKHDSNYGIYNGTVEVKEGNIVVDGKEIKVLSERNPNNLPWKQLGVDIVIESTGVFRDGKSTDAKPGADAHIVGGGAKKVIISAPAKNEDFTVVLGVNDELYDPEKHNIVSNASCTTNCLAPAAKIVHDNFTIKRGLMTTIHSYTNDQKILDLAHKDKRRSRAAALNIIPTTTGAAKAVALVIPDLKGKFDGYALRVPTPTVSIVDFVAETEKPTTAEELNSLFKAASEGAMNGILGYSTEALVSMDLKGDSHSSIIDADLTTVMDGNFVKVVTWYDNEWGYSCRTSDLAALMAKYL
- a CDS encoding YvcK family protein encodes the protein MQEPNKGFFSRLWDNIRRELQWFRPGLGYKRWLILVFLGTTLLSVGLALFLLDIYRNAPETWWLPVLSTLSLRFLDRPIRVIIFGGIGVILVMVGVWGSNRSLLRPFVPPGKPLIEALESYRRRDRGPRVVVIGGGHGLAALLRGLKEYTHNLTAIVTVADDGGSSGEIRRDMGILPPGDIRNCLAAMSNNEDLLSQVFQYRFTTGKGLEGHSLGNLFITALTEVTGSFEEAVAESGRVLAVYGQVLPATLTDVRLLADLEDKNGKIIHVSGETNIRETEGKVKQVWLDPANTPAFPPAISAILSADLILIGPGSLYSSMLPNLLVRDLSEAVRASRALKFFICNVATERGETDGFSCYDHVRTVEEHVGEGMFDLVICNNHFKGHLGHDVEWVRMDQKLIEHTAVYCGDLIDPDYPWRHNSTLLAKTVMNLFYERTGPLIE
- a CDS encoding acetyl ornithine aminotransferase family protein, which translates into the protein MKPLKLPGPKAQAIIERDRQFISPSYPRGYPFVMDHGAGTEVWDVDGNRFLDFAAGIAVVATGHSHPQVVQAIQKQAENFIHISSDFYHESWVRLAEKLNEIAPFEGPACSFMTNSGTESVESAIKLARYHTGRSQFIGFLGAFHGRTMGAVSFTASKSHYKGGFFPLMNGVVHVPFPDPYRPVLVQRKGEGYGEAVVRYIEEEILARIVPPRDIAGFLIEPIQGEGGYIVPPPDFFPALRKLCDKHGILMIADEVQSGMGRTGKWWAIENFDVEPDIITSAKGIASGVPLGAMIAKKELMDWPKGSHGNTYGGNPLSCVASLATIDLIQKQYLKNAKDIGDYAQDVLAEIMARHPSIGIVRGIGLMIGVEFVLDHETKEPAVALRDDVVDFAFERGLLTLGCGQSVIRIAPPLSVTKSEVDDAMAIFEEAITLAEKKHGLI